One Euphorbia lathyris chromosome 1, ddEupLath1.1, whole genome shotgun sequence DNA segment encodes these proteins:
- the LOC136209159 gene encoding structural maintenance of chromosomes protein 4, which produces MEMESGNEFTTTSSDSVRPGGSSKTPRLFIKEMIMRNFKSYAGEQRVGPFHKSFSAVVGPNGSGKSNVIDAMLFVFGKRAKQMRLNKVSELIHNSTNYQNLDSAGVSVHFQEIIDLDDGNYEPVPGSDFEITRVAFRDNSSKYYINNRASNFTEVTKKLKGKGVDLDNNRFLILQGEVEQISLMKPKAQGPNDEGFLEYMEDIIGTDKYVQKIEESSKELESLNEKRSGVVQMVKLAEKERDGLEDVKNEAEAYMLKELSFLKWQEKATRLAYEDNSAKMVDMQTNVSSLEENLKTERAKIQESHKSLKELEAVHKNFMKRQEELNNDLRNCKEEFKEFERQDVKYREDLKHKKQKIKKLEDKLEKDSAKIEDLTKECENSTNLIPKLEENIPKLQKLFLDEERILDDIVEKSKVETEGYRSKLVMVRAELEPWERQVIDHKGKLDVACTESKLLTDKHEASRSAFEDAQKQMGNILERIETKASNIAKLQTDIEKHQHKASEAHKVEKECIKEQETLIPLEQAARQKVAELRSIADSEKSQGSVMRAILQAKESNRIEGIYGRMGDLGAIDAKYDVAVSTACSGLDYIVVETTATAQACVELLRRENLGVATFMILEKQVDLLPKLKDKVSTPEGVPRLFDLVRVQDERMKLAFYAALGNTVVANDLDQATRIAYGGNMEFRRVVTLDGALFEKSGTMSGGGSKPRGGKMGSSIRAVSVSGEAVASAEKELSTMVDKLNGIRQLIADAVRSYQASEKAITHLEMELAKCQKEIDSLHSEHGYLEKQLGSLKAASQPNKDELDRLGQLKEMISSEEKEIDRLTKGSKDLKEKAVELQNKIENAGGEALKAQKTKVNKIQLDIDKTSTDINRHKVQIETNQKMIKKLTKGIEDSKKEKDRLVEEKEKLRNVFKEIEERAFAVQENYEKTQKLIDEHTEVLDKAKTEYENVKKVVDELRASEVDADYKLSDMKKGYKELDMKGKGYKKKLDDLQNALTHHMEQIQKDLVDPEKLQMTLADETLAEACDLRRALEMVTLIEAQLKEMNPNLDSIAEYRKKVSLYNERVDELNMVTQQRDDIKRQHDEWRKKRLDEFMAGFNTISLKLKEMYQMITLGGDAELELVDSLDPFSEGVVFSVRPPKKSWKNIANLSGGEKTLSSLALVFALHHYKPTPLYVMDEIDAALDFKNVSIVGHYVKDRTKDAQFIIISLRNNMFELADRLVGIYKTDNCTKSITINPGSFVVCQKAA; this is translated from the exons ATGGAGATGGAATCGGGGAACGAGTTCACGACCACCAGCTCCGACTCAGTTAGACCTGGTGGATCTTCCAAAACCCCAAGGCTTTTCATCAAAGAAATGATTATGAGGAACTTTAAATCGTATGCTGGGGAGCAACGCGTTGGTCCTTTCCACAAG AGTTTTTCTGCAGTGGTGGGTCCGAATGGGAGTGGCAAGAGCAATGTCATAGATGCAATGTTATTTGTATTTGGAAAGCGGGCAAAgcag ATGAGACTTAACAAGGTTTCTGAACTTATCCACAATTCAACTAATTACCAGAATTTGGACAGTGCTGGTGTTTCTGTTCATTTTCAGGAGATAATTGACCTG GATGATGGCAACTATGAACCTGTCCCAGGAAGTGATTTTGAAATTACCAGGGTTGCTTTTCGAGACAATTCATCTAAATATTACATCAACAATCGTGCAAGTAATTTTACGGAGGTCACGAAAAAGCTGAAAGGGAAGGGGGTTGATCTTGACAATAACCGTTTTCTGATTCTTCAG GGTGAAGTTGAGCAGATTTCATTGATGAAACCCAAAGCTCAAGGACCCAATGATGAAGGGTTTCTTGAATATATGGAAGACATAATTGGGACTGACAAGTATGTACAGAAGATTGAAGAATCATCCAAAGA GTTGGAATCCCTTAACGAGAAAAGGTCTGGAGTGGTGCAGATGGTTAAGTTGGCTGAGAAAGAAAGGGATGGCTTGGAG GATGTGAAGAATGAGGCAGAGGCCTATATGCTGaaagaattatcatttttaaaATGGCAAGAGAAAGCTACAAGATTAGCTTACGAAGATAACAGTGCAAAAATGGTTGATATGCAAACAAATGTGTCTAGCCTGgaagaaaatttaaaaactgAAAG GGCGAAGATTCAAGAAAGTCATAAATCATTGAAGGAGCTTGAGGCTGTGCACAAGAATTTTATGAAAAGACAAGAG GAACTTAACAATGATCTCAGAAATTGTAAAGAAGAGTTTAAGGAATTTGAAAGGCAAGATGTTAAATACCGGGAGGATTTGAAGCACAAGAAGCAGAAGATTAAGAAACTCGAAGACAAACTTGAAAAG GACTCGGCAAAGATTGAAGACTTAACAAAAGAGTGTGAGAACTCAACAAATTTGATTCCAAAACTTGAGGAGAACATTCCAAAACTGCAGAAATTGTTCTTGGATGAGGAGAGAATACTAGATGATATTGTAGAAAAGTCTAAAG TTGAAACTGAAGGATATCGCTCTAAGCTTGTAATGGTTCGTGCTGAATTAGAACCATGGGAAAGACAGGTCATTGATCACAAGGGAAAGCTTGATGTTGCATGTACTGAATCGAAGCTCTTGACTGATAAG CATGAAGCTAGTCGTTCTGCTTTTGAAGATGCGCAGAAGCAGATGGGTAATATTTTGGAAAGAATTGAAACAAAAGCTTCAAACATCGCAAAACTACAAACTGATATAGAAAAGCACCAACATAAGGCATCAGAAGCTCATAAAGTGGAAAAA GAATGCATCAAAGAACAAGAAACATTGATTCCACTAGAACAAGCTGCGAGGCAGAAGGTTGCAGAACTTAGATCAATTGCTGATTCTGAGAAGAGTCAGGGCTCAGTTATGAGAGCAATATTGCAGGCCAAGGAATCTAATAGAATAGAGGGAATTTATGGTCGAATGGGAGATTTAGGTGCTATTGACG CAAAATATGATGTTGCCGTATCGACAGCCTGTTCAGGACTTGATTACATTGTGGTAGAGACAACTGCAACAGCCCAAGCATGTGTTGAGCTCCTACGAAGGGAGAATCTTGGAGTTGCAACTTTCATGATATTG GAGAAGCAAGTTGACCTACTACCAAAGTTAAAGGATAAAGTAAGCACTCCTGAAGGGGTTCCACGTCTTTTTGATCTAGTAAGAGTTCAAGATGAAAGAATGAAGCTTGCATTTTATGCTGCTTTGGGTAACACTGTCGTAGCAAACGATCTAGATCAG GCTACACGTATTGCATATGGTGGAAATATGGAGTTTCGACGGGTAGTTACACTTGACGGGGCCCTTTTCGAAAAATCTGGTACGATGAGTGGTGGAGGAAGTAAGCCGCGTGGTGGTAAAATGGGCTCATCTATCCGAGCTGTGAGTGTTTCTGGTGAAGCTGTTGCAAGTGCAGAGAAGGAGCTTTCTACTATGGTTGATAAATTAAATGGCATCCGTCAATTAATTGCTGATGCAGTAAGAAGTTACCAGGCGTCAGAGAAAGCAATTACGCACTTAGAAATGGAATTAGCCAAATGTCAGAAAGAG ATTGACAGTTTACATTCAGAACATGGTTATCTGGAAAAACAACTTGGTTCCCTAAAGGCAGCATCTCAGCCAAATAAGGATGAACTTGACAGGCTAGGGCAGCTTAAGGAAATGATATCTTCAGAGGAAAAGGAGATCGATAGACTGACAAAGGGGTCTAAAGATTTGAAGGAGAAG gCTGTGGAACTCCAGAATAAAATAGAGAATGCTGGTGGTGAAGCATTGAAAGCACAGAAAACAAAGGTCAACAAAATTCAGCTG GATATTGATAAGACTAGCACGGATATCAACCGTCACAAGGTACAAATTGAGACAAATCAGAAAATGATAAAGAAGTTAACAAAGGGCATTGAGGACTCAAAGAAGGAGAAGGATAGGCTTGTTGAAGAGAAGGAAAAACTGAGAAATGTTTTCAAAGAAATAGAAGAACGGGCATTTGCAGTTCAGGAGAATTATGAAAAGACACAGAAG CTGATTGATGAACATACTGAAGTGCTGGATAAAGCCAAAACTGAgtatgaaaatgtgaaaaaagttGTGGATGAGCTGCGGGCATCAGAG GTTGATGCAGATTACAAATTATCAGATATGAAGAAAGGTTACAAGGAGTTGGATATGAAGGGAAAGGGTTACAAGAAAAAGCTTGATGACTTGCAGAATGCTCTGACACACCATATGGAaca AATTCAAAAGGATCTGGTGGATCCTGAAAAGCTTCAAATGACGTTGGCGGATGAGACTCTTGCTGAAGCTTGTGATCTTAGAAGGGCTCTTGAAATGGTAACATTGATAGAAGCACAACTGAAAGAGATGAATCCAAATCTTGATTCAATTGCAGA ATATCGTAAAAAAGTCTCCTTGTATAACGAGCGAGTGGACGAGTTAAACATGGTCACTCAACAGCGCGATGATATCAAAAGGCAGCATGATGAATGGCGGAAGAAAAG GTTGGATGAGTTCATGGCAGGATTTAatacaatatcattaaagttgAAGGAAATGTATCAG ATGATTACGCTGGGAGGTGATGCGGAACTCGAACTTGTTGATTCTTTGGATCCTTTCTCTGAAGGAGTTGTTTTCAGCGTGAGGCCACCAAAGAAGAGCTGGAAAAACATTGCTAACTTATCAGGGGGTGAAAAG ACACTTAGCTCCCTGGCTCTTGTTTTTGCACTTCATCACTACAAGCCTACGCCATTGTATGTAATGGATGAAATTGATGCTGCTTTGG ATTTCAAGAATGTTTCTATTGTGGGGCATTATGTGAAGGATCGGACAAAGGATGCACAATTTATTATCATAAG CCTTAGAAATAACATGTTCGAGTTGGCGGATCGACTGGTTGGAATATACAAAACAGACAACTGCACCAAAAGCATAACAATCAATCCAGGCAGTTTTGTGGTGTGTCAAAAGGCAGCATGA